One Candidatus Roseilinea sp. genomic region harbors:
- a CDS encoding amino acid ABC transporter substrate-binding protein, translating into MIRSRKMLGLLMAVPVALAACAAPPAAAPAAPAAPVEVTRIVEVTRVVEVTAAPADTAVAAPTPAPAAPAAPSGFGETLKAIKARGKLICGVNSQVPGFGFVDSAGAFSGFDIDYCKALAAAIFNDVNKVEYRPLTAEQRFAALQSGEIDVLIRNTTWTLTRDTDNGANFVATTFYDGQGIMVPKASNITKLEELDGATICVQKGTTTELNLADQMAARNLQYTPAVFEDANGTFGAYAEGRCDAVTTDKSGLVSRRSVLPNPDDHVILDVTLSKEPLGPMVRHGDDQWFDIVQWTVFATFAAEEFGITSENVDGVAANDTRPEVRRLLGADEKVDLGAKLGLSKDWAVNVIKAVGNYGEIYDRNLGPNTKTAIPRGINNLYTQGGLLYAPPFR; encoded by the coding sequence ATGATACGCTCACGAAAGATGCTCGGCTTGCTCATGGCAGTTCCAGTGGCGCTTGCAGCGTGCGCCGCTCCTCCGGCGGCGGCCCCCGCTGCTCCGGCAGCGCCGGTCGAGGTCACGCGCATCGTCGAGGTGACTCGCGTTGTCGAGGTGACCGCCGCGCCTGCAGATACCGCTGTGGCTGCTCCCACACCCGCCCCCGCTGCGCCTGCGGCGCCTTCGGGCTTCGGCGAGACGCTCAAGGCGATCAAAGCGCGCGGTAAGTTGATCTGCGGCGTCAATAGCCAAGTCCCGGGCTTCGGCTTCGTGGATTCCGCCGGCGCATTCAGCGGCTTCGACATTGACTACTGCAAAGCCCTGGCTGCGGCCATTTTCAACGACGTGAATAAGGTTGAGTACCGCCCGCTGACGGCTGAGCAACGCTTCGCTGCGCTGCAGAGCGGCGAAATTGACGTGCTCATCCGCAACACCACTTGGACGCTGACCCGCGACACCGACAACGGTGCGAACTTCGTCGCCACCACCTTTTACGACGGCCAAGGCATCATGGTGCCGAAGGCTTCCAACATCACCAAGTTGGAAGAGCTAGACGGCGCGACGATCTGCGTGCAGAAGGGCACCACCACCGAGTTGAACCTGGCCGATCAGATGGCGGCGCGCAATTTGCAATACACGCCAGCCGTGTTCGAGGATGCCAACGGCACGTTCGGCGCCTATGCCGAAGGGCGCTGCGACGCGGTGACTACCGACAAGTCCGGCCTGGTGTCTCGCCGCTCAGTGTTGCCCAACCCCGACGACCATGTCATCCTGGACGTGACGCTGTCCAAGGAGCCGTTGGGCCCGATGGTACGCCACGGCGACGACCAGTGGTTCGACATCGTGCAGTGGACGGTGTTCGCCACCTTCGCCGCCGAGGAATTTGGCATCACCTCTGAGAACGTGGACGGCGTAGCGGCGAACGATACCCGCCCCGAAGTACGGCGTTTGCTCGGCGCGGATGAGAAGGTGGACTTGGGCGCCAAGCTGGGCCTGAGCAAGGACTGGGCCGTGAACGTGATCAAGGCCGTCGGCAACTACGGCGAGATCTACGATCGCAACCTTGGCCCGAATACCAAGACGGCTATCCCGCGCGGCATCAACAATCTATACACGCAGGGCGGATTGCTCTACGCGCCGCCGTTCCGATAG
- the yprB gene encoding hypothetical protein: MNLDLRERLRRLGVHKHAAPLKPARPALQPQCDGAPSRAQLELMSTPCGPAYVSRSAYPLAHRHGDRALDAVLRHSPELLARLIAGRTITEIDLRRAMFLDTETTGLNSGVGTFAFLVGLGYFEGERFVIEQFFLRDPAEEIAMLSEVSRRAHDRQPIITFNGRAFDVPLLESRFVLSRLASPFADKHHFDLLLSARRAWRGNLGSCSLGSLEFHRLGVRRGQRDIPGAVIPLLYREYLAAGGGEPNEDMQRVMYHNANDILSMVTLLACLADALTQPQDVAEHFNAARFYECAGDYDAAERSYLAAVEGLEAGRWRDLRSPIPSARSSNAVPPRQSLRRAARFLKRRGHPEEALALWQRLAEAGDVEALIEVAKHYEWRMGDLDRALTYARRALGASSQPALHKVIARRIARLERKALQSKA; encoded by the coding sequence ATGAACCTCGATCTGCGCGAGCGATTGCGGCGGCTGGGCGTGCACAAACACGCTGCACCTCTCAAGCCAGCGCGGCCGGCGCTACAACCGCAGTGCGACGGCGCGCCATCGCGCGCTCAACTCGAGCTGATGAGCACGCCATGCGGACCCGCCTACGTGAGCCGGTCGGCGTACCCGCTGGCGCATCGTCATGGTGATCGCGCTTTGGATGCCGTGCTGCGCCATTCACCCGAACTGCTCGCCCGGCTCATCGCAGGGCGCACCATCACCGAGATAGACCTGCGCCGGGCGATGTTCCTCGACACCGAGACAACGGGTCTGAACAGCGGGGTTGGCACGTTCGCCTTTCTGGTCGGCCTGGGATACTTCGAAGGCGAGCGTTTCGTCATCGAGCAATTCTTCTTGCGCGATCCGGCCGAGGAAATCGCGATGTTGAGCGAGGTGAGCCGGCGCGCGCATGACCGTCAGCCCATTATCACGTTCAACGGGCGGGCCTTTGACGTGCCGCTGCTCGAGTCGCGCTTTGTCTTGTCGCGCCTGGCGTCCCCTTTTGCCGACAAGCATCACTTCGACCTGCTGTTGTCGGCGCGTCGCGCCTGGCGCGGCAACCTGGGCTCGTGCAGCCTCGGCTCGCTTGAGTTTCACCGGTTGGGTGTGCGGCGCGGGCAGCGCGATATACCCGGCGCGGTCATCCCGCTTCTGTATCGCGAATATCTGGCTGCCGGCGGGGGCGAACCGAACGAGGACATGCAGCGTGTGATGTATCACAACGCAAATGACATCCTCTCCATGGTCACGCTGCTCGCCTGCCTGGCCGACGCGCTCACGCAGCCGCAGGATGTGGCGGAGCACTTCAACGCAGCGCGATTCTATGAGTGCGCGGGCGACTACGATGCCGCCGAGCGCAGCTATCTCGCTGCGGTTGAAGGATTAGAGGCCGGGCGTTGGCGCGATCTTCGCTCTCCAATCCCCTCTGCGCGATCCTCGAACGCCGTCCCCCCACGCCAGTCTCTTCGGCGCGCCGCGCGATTCTTGAAGCGTCGCGGGCATCCGGAGGAAGCATTGGCGCTCTGGCAGCGTTTGGCGGAGGCGGGCGATGTCGAAGCCTTGATCGAGGTCGCCAAGCACTACGAGTGGCGCATGGGCGACCTCGATCGCGCGCTGACCTACGCGCGACGGGCGCTAGGCGCCAGCTCACAGCCCGCGCTGCACAAGGTGATTGCTCGACGGATTGCGCGGTTGGAGCGCAAGGCGCTGCAATCCAAAGCCTAG
- a CDS encoding dihydrolipoyl dehydrogenase codes for MFDVAVLGAGPGGYVAAIRAAQLGLKVALIERDQLGGICLNWGCIPTKVLLRNAEIVELVKDGEAYGISYDNLRVDYARAYKRSREVSNRLVKGVEFLMKKNDIKVFIGDGTLVAPNAILVEHRSEERTITAHHLIIATGAKPLTLPFLKPDGTRVFTYRQLLEVQRAPKSMVVIGSGAIGMEFAYIFHAYGSEVTVLEALPRIMPLEDEEVSAEIARAFNRRGIKTIAGAKVTDAKVGAEGVEVFFETDKGQQSIKSEWVLVAVSVTPNTAGIGLDKVGVKMNPAGYIEADDHMATNVPSIYAIGDVTGKLRLAHVAQAQGVVAAESIAAKMGKYHGHIPKLDYDAMPRCTYTIPQVASMGLSEAQAKEKGYEVKVSKFPLRANGKSLALNNTEGFVKIVADAKYGEILGVHCIGPDVTELLPEFVLAKNAELTPEEIARAVHAHPTLSESLMEAAEGIGGLPIHV; via the coding sequence ATGTTCGATGTCGCGGTGCTCGGCGCAGGCCCCGGCGGATACGTCGCCGCCATTCGCGCCGCACAACTGGGATTGAAGGTCGCCCTGATCGAGCGCGATCAACTGGGCGGCATCTGCTTGAACTGGGGATGCATCCCCACCAAAGTGTTGTTGCGCAACGCCGAGATCGTCGAGCTGGTCAAGGACGGCGAGGCCTATGGCATCAGCTACGACAACTTGCGCGTGGACTACGCGAGGGCATACAAGCGCAGCCGCGAGGTAAGCAACCGTCTGGTGAAGGGCGTCGAGTTCCTCATGAAGAAGAACGACATCAAGGTGTTCATCGGCGATGGGACGCTCGTCGCCCCGAACGCGATCCTCGTCGAGCATCGCAGCGAAGAGCGCACGATCACGGCTCACCACCTAATCATCGCAACCGGCGCAAAGCCGCTGACGCTGCCTTTCCTCAAGCCGGACGGCACGCGGGTGTTTACCTACCGGCAGCTCCTGGAAGTGCAGCGCGCGCCGAAGAGCATGGTTGTGATTGGCTCCGGCGCGATCGGCATGGAGTTCGCCTACATCTTCCACGCCTACGGTTCGGAGGTGACCGTGCTGGAAGCGCTGCCGCGCATCATGCCGCTGGAAGACGAGGAGGTCAGCGCCGAGATCGCGCGGGCCTTCAACCGCAGGGGCATCAAAACGATTGCCGGCGCGAAAGTGACCGACGCTAAGGTGGGCGCAGAGGGCGTCGAGGTGTTCTTCGAGACCGATAAGGGCCAGCAGTCCATCAAGTCGGAGTGGGTGCTGGTCGCCGTGAGTGTGACGCCAAACACCGCAGGCATTGGGCTGGATAAAGTCGGCGTGAAGATGAATCCGGCCGGCTACATCGAGGCGGACGACCACATGGCGACGAACGTGCCGAGCATTTACGCGATCGGCGACGTGACCGGCAAATTGCGGCTGGCGCACGTGGCCCAGGCGCAGGGCGTGGTGGCGGCGGAGTCCATCGCCGCCAAGATGGGCAAATACCACGGCCACATCCCCAAGCTCGACTACGATGCCATGCCGCGCTGCACCTACACCATCCCACAAGTGGCAAGCATGGGCCTCTCGGAAGCGCAGGCCAAGGAGAAAGGCTATGAGGTCAAGGTCAGCAAGTTCCCGCTGCGCGCCAACGGCAAATCCCTGGCGCTGAACAACACCGAGGGCTTCGTCAAGATCGTAGCCGATGCGAAGTATGGCGAGATCCTCGGCGTGCACTGCATCGGGCCGGATGTGACCGAGCTGCTGCCGGAGTTCGTATTGGCCAAGAACGCCGAGCTGACGCCGGAGGAGATCGCCCGCGCCGTGCATGCGCATCCGACGTTGAGCGAATCGTTGATGGAAGCCGCCGAGGGCATCGGCGGATTGCCGATCCACGTTTGA
- a CDS encoding oxidoreductase, protein MSSIEAIMIGAGNRATWSYGPYALQHPDEIRFIAVAEPDAERRARFASYHGIPAERQFASWEDVVARPQLARAAVNCTQDRMHHASTLALLRAGYDVLLEKPIAPTREECVALVEAAERLGRVLQICHVLRYTPFFTALYDIVNSGRLGRIVTIDHRENVSYWHMSHSFVRGNWRNTARSAPMILAKCCHDLDILIWVMGQRVRRLSSFGSLLHYRAERAAELSPEPIPERCTDGCPIEATCPWYAPRLYGADIHRRSALERFEAHGFMLTAADMFNTLPEERWEKLKTSPYGRCVYHCDNDVVDHQTLNLEFEGGATCTFTMHGHSDREGRTMRWDGTRATLYGDFSEGRPFTLCIVDHGSLSEEVIHPAGDDSGHGGGDFGLMRDFVKALNGERTRHQTTARVSLESHLLAFAAEDARREGRVIHWA, encoded by the coding sequence ATGTCATCTATCGAAGCCATCATGATCGGCGCGGGCAACCGCGCAACCTGGTCGTATGGGCCCTATGCCCTGCAACACCCGGACGAAATTCGGTTCATCGCTGTGGCCGAGCCAGACGCCGAACGGCGCGCGCGTTTCGCGTCGTATCACGGTATTCCGGCCGAGCGGCAGTTCGCCTCATGGGAGGATGTGGTTGCGCGGCCGCAGTTGGCGCGCGCGGCGGTGAACTGCACGCAGGACCGCATGCATCATGCCAGTACGCTGGCGCTATTGCGCGCCGGCTACGACGTGCTGTTGGAGAAGCCCATCGCGCCCACCCGCGAAGAATGCGTTGCGCTGGTGGAAGCTGCCGAACGCCTGGGGCGCGTGTTGCAGATTTGCCATGTGCTGCGCTATACCCCTTTCTTCACGGCGCTCTACGACATCGTGAATAGTGGCCGCTTGGGTCGCATTGTCACCATAGATCACCGCGAGAACGTGAGCTACTGGCACATGAGCCACAGCTTTGTGCGCGGCAACTGGCGCAACACAGCGCGCTCTGCGCCGATGATCCTCGCCAAATGCTGCCACGATCTGGACATCCTCATCTGGGTCATGGGGCAGCGCGTCAGGCGGCTGTCGTCGTTCGGCTCGCTGTTGCACTACCGCGCCGAGCGCGCGGCCGAGCTTTCGCCGGAGCCGATCCCCGAGCGTTGCACCGATGGCTGCCCGATCGAAGCCACCTGCCCCTGGTATGCGCCCCGCCTGTACGGGGCCGACATTCATCGGCGCTCGGCGCTGGAACGGTTCGAGGCGCACGGCTTCATGCTCACCGCCGCCGACATGTTCAATACCCTGCCGGAGGAGCGCTGGGAAAAGCTAAAGACCAGCCCCTACGGCCGGTGCGTGTATCACTGCGACAACGATGTGGTGGACCACCAAACGCTCAATCTGGAATTCGAGGGCGGCGCGACCTGCACCTTCACTATGCACGGCCACAGCGACCGCGAAGGCCGGACGATGCGCTGGGACGGCACGCGCGCGACGCTCTACGGCGACTTCAGCGAAGGACGGCCGTTTACGCTCTGCATCGTCGATCACGGCAGCCTGAGCGAAGAAGTGATCCACCCAGCCGGCGATGACAGCGGTCACGGCGGAGGCGATTTCGGGCTCATGCGCGACTTCGTCAAAGCGCTGAACGGCGAGCGCACCAGACATCAAACGACTGCCCGCGTGTCGCTGGAAAGCCACCTGCTTGCCTTTGCGGCGGAGGATGCGCGCCGAGAGGGTCGGGTGATCCACTGGGCGTGA